A single window of Clostridia bacterium DNA harbors:
- the hemW gene encoding radical SAM family heme chaperone HemW translates to MKKPLGIYVHIPFCVKKCGYCDFCSVTDFSLIPEYISRLCADIRAAGEAHGGEYRVDTVYFGGGTPSCAGTELIKALDAIRASFGVDADAEISFEANPATADLPLLTALREAGFNRLSVGIQSADEGELKKLGRIHTFRDAVRTVAEGRAAGFGDVGGDMMLGIPDQTAASMRRTIYSFAALGLDHVSAYMLKIEPDTPFGRNVPSDLPDEEQTAEMYLAASGLLRELGYERYEISNFAKPGYECRHNMKYWSLGDYLGFGPTAHSCFGGRRTSTEGSVADYAAGRAYKKDRGPCGGADEYIMLALRTSGGIDLALMRERFGLRFVPNAVTAELEKRGLIRVSDRITLSDEGVLLSNSVITELTDAFAAVE, encoded by the coding sequence ATGAAAAAGCCGCTGGGGATCTACGTTCATATTCCGTTTTGCGTGAAAAAATGCGGTTACTGTGACTTCTGTTCGGTAACCGATTTTTCGCTTATTCCGGAGTATATTTCGCGCCTCTGCGCCGATATCCGCGCCGCCGGCGAAGCGCACGGCGGCGAATACCGGGTCGACACCGTCTATTTCGGCGGCGGCACGCCGTCCTGCGCGGGAACGGAGCTGATAAAGGCGCTGGACGCGATCCGCGCCTCTTTCGGCGTCGACGCGGACGCCGAGATCTCGTTTGAAGCCAACCCCGCCACCGCCGACCTGCCTCTGCTGACGGCACTGCGCGAAGCGGGCTTCAACCGCCTCTCCGTCGGCATCCAGTCAGCCGATGAAGGCGAGCTGAAAAAGCTCGGGCGCATCCACACCTTCCGCGACGCCGTGCGAACGGTCGCGGAGGGCAGAGCCGCGGGCTTCGGGGACGTCGGCGGCGATATGATGCTCGGCATCCCAGACCAGACCGCCGCGTCCATGCGGCGCACGATATACTCCTTCGCCGCGCTCGGCCTTGACCACGTCAGCGCGTATATGCTGAAGATCGAGCCGGATACCCCGTTCGGCAGAAACGTCCCGTCCGACCTGCCGGACGAGGAGCAGACCGCCGAAATGTACCTCGCCGCATCCGGCCTTCTCCGCGAGCTCGGCTACGAACGCTACGAGATAAGCAACTTCGCGAAGCCCGGCTACGAATGCCGCCACAATATGAAATACTGGTCGCTCGGCGACTACCTCGGCTTCGGCCCGACCGCGCACTCCTGCTTCGGGGGCAGGCGCACCTCGACAGAGGGGAGCGTCGCCGACTACGCCGCCGGCAGAGCGTATAAAAAAGACCGCGGTCCCTGCGGCGGCGCGGACGAATACATAATGCTCGCGCTCCGCACCTCCGGCGGCATAGACCTCGCGCTTATGCGCGAACGCTTCGGTCTGCGCTTTGTGCCGAACGCCGTCACCGCCGAACTTGAAAAGCGCGGGCTAATCCGCGTTTCCGACCGCATAACGCTTTCCGACGAGGGAGTGCTCCTGTCGAACTCCGTCATCACGGAACTCACGGACGCGTTTGCGGCGGTTGAATAA
- a CDS encoding helix-turn-helix transcriptional regulator, whose translation MQTNDFARVITLIRKEKGISQKQAALELGVSQALLSHYEKGVRECGLDFVLRVADYYDVSCDYLLGRSADRLGTTIKVDEIPEEEGSGDKALRGSVLPTLNKKLIVNSLNVIFDILAECDNKTLVTEMSDYIMDVVYKAFRYIYSANAGNTAAMFKLNEEVFPELIAADMLIRETKIKACLGKAHVEGVTAAEKAKELKLSPEKISKNWPSLSGSLLNLIKTVENEQEAK comes from the coding sequence TTGCAGACGAACGATTTCGCGCGGGTCATAACCTTAATCAGAAAAGAAAAAGGCATCAGTCAGAAGCAGGCCGCGTTGGAACTCGGCGTTTCTCAGGCGTTGCTTTCCCATTACGAAAAGGGCGTGCGCGAATGCGGGCTCGACTTCGTCCTCCGCGTCGCGGATTACTACGACGTCTCCTGCGACTACCTGCTCGGCAGGAGCGCCGACCGCCTCGGCACTACCATCAAGGTCGACGAGATCCCCGAGGAAGAGGGGAGCGGCGACAAGGCCCTGCGCGGAAGCGTGCTCCCGACGCTCAACAAGAAGTTGATAGTCAACTCGCTGAACGTTATCTTCGATATCCTCGCGGAATGCGACAACAAGACGCTCGTTACCGAGATGTCCGATTACATTATGGACGTCGTCTATAAGGCGTTCAGGTATATCTATTCCGCGAACGCGGGCAACACCGCCGCGATGTTCAAACTGAACGAAGAAGTCTTCCCGGAGCTCATCGCCGCCGATATGCTCATCCGCGAGACGAAGATAAAGGCCTGCCTCGGCAAGGCGCACGTCGAGGGCGTTACCGCCGCGGAGAAGGCGAAGGAGCTGAAGCTTTCGCCCGAGAAGATAAGCAAAAACTGGCCGTCCCTTTCGGGCTCGCTGCTGAACCTTATCAAGACGGTCGAGAACGAACAGGAAGCCAAATAA
- a CDS encoding sigma-E processing peptidase SpoIIGA: MKTVYADVLFCVNFFIDFALLAVTARILKRRLSGLRLTVCAALGAAYSVAVFFPNLTLLATVGVKLLFSAVLALAAFGARTAAGYFKALGVFYAVSFGFGGAVFGAYTLLKPDGVVISGDAIYIDVDPFFLFMLIGGSYCAVWIFSRLLPKRSESHARVLLRVGGRTAALNALYDSGNGLTEPVSGAPVLVAEYAAVARLIPKPARPAFRGHPCREAAEWGHGYRLISARGAFGGGAALPAFRPDAVRVISGGAEYETGDVFVAVVAGPLSSDGRYDSLAGAALLRGLTQTSKKKRKGAEI; this comes from the coding sequence ATGAAAACGGTATATGCCGACGTGCTTTTCTGCGTCAATTTCTTTATCGACTTCGCTCTGCTCGCCGTCACCGCGAGGATACTGAAACGCCGCCTTTCCGGACTGCGGCTGACCGTATGCGCCGCGCTCGGAGCCGCATACTCCGTAGCGGTGTTCTTCCCGAACCTTACGCTGCTCGCGACGGTGGGGGTGAAGCTGCTCTTCTCCGCCGTGCTCGCGCTGGCGGCGTTCGGAGCGCGCACCGCGGCGGGATATTTCAAGGCGCTGGGAGTGTTTTACGCGGTCAGCTTCGGCTTCGGCGGCGCGGTCTTCGGCGCGTACACGCTGCTGAAGCCGGACGGCGTCGTCATCAGCGGCGACGCGATCTATATAGACGTCGACCCGTTTTTTCTCTTTATGCTCATCGGCGGCTCTTACTGCGCGGTGTGGATATTCAGCCGCCTGCTGCCGAAGCGGAGCGAAAGTCACGCGCGGGTGCTTCTCCGCGTCGGCGGGCGGACGGCGGCGCTGAATGCGCTCTACGACTCCGGAAACGGGCTGACCGAGCCGGTCTCCGGCGCGCCGGTGCTCGTCGCGGAGTACGCCGCAGTCGCGCGGCTGATACCGAAGCCCGCGCGCCCCGCGTTCCGCGGACACCCCTGCCGCGAGGCGGCGGAGTGGGGACACGGCTACCGCCTCATATCCGCGCGCGGCGCCTTCGGAGGCGGAGCGGCGCTGCCGGCGTTCCGTCCGGACGCGGTGAGAGTGATCTCCGGCGGCGCGGAATACGAGACAGGCGACGTCTTCGTCGCCGTCGTCGCGGGGCCGCTTTCGTCCGACGGGAGATACGATTCCCTCGCCGGCGCGGCGCTGCTCCGCGGACTGACGCAAACAAGCAAAAAGAAGCGCAAAGGAGCGGAGATATGA